Proteins found in one Actinomycetota bacterium genomic segment:
- a CDS encoding sodium:calcium antiporter, with translation MNKKNLIGIGIGILIITIALLGMDSIHEFSGERLLKIFKSPVTGILVLITGILLMVLSSSKAVEHSAILASALGISPLMIGLVLVSLGTDLPEIVNSIVSSGLGHADIDIGDSMGSVLTQLTLIFGLLPFLGRSFRVKRKEIIVMGGCLILAIMLVISIVEKGYVSRTNALFLIGSWPIYMLITKTIVGRDGLNHVGSIKAFKRNIYHFSIAGLGFVGVAVGSYAVVRSVIMLSEAIKVPEYFISFFLVGIGTSLPELVVDVTALRKKQYEIAIGDIIGSCIIDASFSIGIGLSLFPQAVSGELARPTILYILFASLAVISILVARERVDKKAGIIFIALYLFSYIFLINKLIH, from the coding sequence ATGAACAAAAAAAACTTAATCGGAATTGGAATAGGTATCTTAATAATCACCATCGCTCTCCTTGGAATGGATAGTATCCATGAATTTTCTGGTGAGCGTCTCCTAAAAATATTTAAGTCACCAGTAACAGGAATATTAGTCCTAATTACCGGTATCTTGCTGATGGTACTTTCCAGCAGTAAAGCTGTCGAGCATTCGGCTATCCTTGCTTCCGCCCTAGGCATATCTCCACTTATGATTGGCCTCGTGTTAGTTTCCTTAGGCACTGATTTACCCGAGATCGTTAACTCAATTGTCTCCTCAGGGTTAGGGCACGCAGATATCGATATTGGGGACTCCATGGGTTCAGTCTTAACTCAACTGACTTTGATTTTTGGACTCCTTCCCTTTTTGGGTCGTTCATTTAGGGTTAAAAGAAAGGAAATTATCGTCATGGGTGGCTGTCTAATTTTAGCGATTATGCTTGTTATCTCTATTGTAGAAAAGGGATATGTTTCTCGTACCAACGCATTGTTTCTCATTGGAAGCTGGCCAATTTATATGTTGATAACTAAGACTATAGTTGGGAGGGATGGTTTAAATCACGTAGGTTCGATAAAAGCTTTTAAAAGAAATATATATCATTTTTCGATAGCTGGCTTAGGTTTTGTTGGCGTCGCTGTTGGCTCCTATGCTGTCGTCCGTTCGGTAATTATGCTTTCAGAGGCAATTAAGGTCCCCGAGTATTTCATCAGTTTCTTTTTAGTGGGTATTGGGACATCTCTCCCGGAACTAGTGGTTGACGTGACCGCACTTCGTAAAAAACAATACGAGATTGCAATCGGAGACATAATCGGCAGTTGCATTATTGATGCGAGCTTCTCCATAGGAATCGGTCTATCTTTATTTCCCCAAGCAGTTTCTGGTGAGCTCGCCAGACCGACCATCCTCTACATATTATTTGCCTCTTTGGCAGTCATTTCTATTCTGGTAGCCAGAGAAAGAGTAGATAAAAAGGCAGGAATCATTTTCATTGCGCTTTACTTATTTTCTTATATATTTTTGATTAATAAGCTTATACATTAA